The following proteins are encoded in a genomic region of Catellatospora sp. TT07R-123:
- a CDS encoding aspartate-semialdehyde dehydrogenase produces the protein MPTPGRLPTLAVVGATGAVGTVMLDILSHRRNVWGEIRLIASARSAGRRLTVRGEEVEVVALSEEAFDGVDVAMFDVPDEVSAIWAPIAVARGAVAVDNSGAFRMDPDVPLVVPEINPEQTRNRPKGIIANANCTTLAMIVAIAPLHNAYGLKELVLASYQAVSGAGQSGVDALHDQLTKVAGDRLLGSRPGNVRHAVGDDLGPFAAPVALNVVPFAGSLKDGGWSSEELKMRNESRKILGLPGLKVSATCVRVPVVTGHSVAVHAVFGSEVDAGDARAVLDSAPGVIVVDDPGAGEFPMPIDAVGTDPSWVGRIRRAVDDPRALDFFVTGDNLRKGAALNTAQIAELLATELSR, from the coding sequence ATGCCCACCCCCGGCAGGCTCCCCACCCTCGCCGTCGTCGGCGCCACCGGCGCCGTCGGCACGGTGATGCTCGACATCCTCAGCCACCGCCGCAACGTGTGGGGCGAGATCCGCCTCATCGCCTCGGCCCGCTCCGCCGGGCGCCGGCTGACGGTCCGCGGCGAGGAGGTCGAGGTCGTCGCGCTCAGCGAGGAGGCCTTCGACGGCGTCGACGTGGCGATGTTCGACGTGCCCGACGAGGTCTCCGCGATCTGGGCCCCGATCGCCGTCGCGCGCGGCGCGGTCGCGGTCGACAACTCCGGCGCGTTCCGGATGGACCCGGACGTGCCGCTGGTCGTGCCCGAGATCAACCCGGAGCAGACGCGCAACCGGCCCAAGGGCATCATCGCCAACGCCAACTGCACGACCCTGGCGATGATCGTGGCCATCGCGCCCCTGCACAACGCGTACGGCCTCAAGGAACTGGTGCTCGCGTCGTACCAGGCGGTCTCCGGGGCCGGCCAGTCCGGCGTCGACGCCCTGCACGACCAGCTCACCAAGGTGGCCGGGGACCGGCTGCTGGGCTCGCGGCCCGGCAACGTCCGCCACGCCGTCGGCGACGACCTCGGCCCGTTCGCGGCGCCGGTCGCGCTCAACGTGGTGCCGTTCGCGGGCTCGCTCAAGGACGGCGGCTGGTCCAGCGAAGAGCTGAAGATGCGCAACGAGTCCCGGAAGATCCTCGGGCTGCCCGGCCTGAAGGTCAGCGCGACCTGCGTACGCGTCCCCGTGGTCACCGGCCACTCGGTCGCCGTGCACGCGGTGTTCGGGTCCGAGGTCGACGCGGGCGACGCCCGCGCGGTGCTGGACAGCGCCCCCGGCGTCATCGTCGTGGACGACCCCGGCGCCGGGGAGTTCCCGATGCCCATCGACGCCGTCGGCACCGACCCGTCCTGGGTCGGCCGCATCCGCCGGGCCGTCGACGACCCGCGCGCGCTGGACTTCTTCGTGACGGGCGACAACCTGCGCAAGGGTGCCGCCCTGAACACCGCCCAGATCGCCGAACTCCTCGCCACGGAACTCTCCCGCTGA
- a CDS encoding aspartate kinase has protein sequence MALVVQKYGGSSVANAERIKRVAERIVATRKAGNDVVVVVSAMGDTTDELIDLAHQVSPLPPGREFDMLLTAGERISMALVAMAIHNLGYEARSYTGSQAGVITTSTHGRARIIDVTPGRLRGALDEGAIVIVAGFQGVSQDTKDITTLGRGGSDTTAVALASALKADVCEIYTDVDGVYSADPRIVPNAKKVEQITYEEMLELAASGAKILHLRSVEYARRFGLAIHVRSSYSTKTGTLVTGSMEDLSVEQALITGVAHDRSEAKITIVSVPDEPGEAANIFRALADAEINIDMIVQNVSTEASGRTDISFTLPKVDGPTAMAALQKVQERVGFKGLLYDDHIGKISLVGAGMRSNPGVTATFCEALARAGVNIEIISTSEIRISVVCRDTDLDEAVRAVHDAFELGGSEEAVVYAGTGR, from the coding sequence GTGGCCCTCGTGGTGCAGAAGTACGGCGGTTCATCGGTCGCCAACGCCGAGCGGATCAAGCGGGTAGCCGAGCGGATCGTGGCGACGCGCAAGGCCGGCAACGACGTGGTCGTGGTGGTGTCGGCGATGGGCGACACGACGGACGAGCTGATCGACCTGGCTCACCAGGTGAGCCCGCTGCCGCCCGGTCGCGAGTTCGACATGCTGCTGACCGCCGGTGAGCGCATCTCGATGGCGCTGGTGGCGATGGCGATCCACAACCTGGGCTACGAGGCCCGGTCGTACACCGGATCGCAGGCGGGCGTGATCACCACGTCGACGCACGGCAGGGCGCGCATCATCGACGTGACGCCGGGCCGGCTGCGCGGCGCGCTCGACGAGGGCGCGATCGTGATCGTGGCGGGCTTCCAGGGCGTCTCCCAGGACACCAAGGACATCACCACCCTCGGCCGGGGCGGCTCGGACACCACCGCGGTGGCCCTGGCGTCCGCGCTCAAGGCCGACGTGTGCGAGATCTACACCGACGTGGACGGCGTCTACAGCGCCGACCCCCGGATCGTGCCCAACGCCAAGAAGGTCGAGCAGATCACGTACGAGGAGATGCTCGAACTGGCGGCCAGCGGTGCCAAGATCCTGCACCTGCGCAGCGTGGAGTACGCGCGCCGGTTCGGGCTGGCCATCCACGTCCGCTCTTCGTACTCGACCAAGACCGGAACCCTCGTCACCGGATCAATGGAGGACCTTTCCGTGGAGCAAGCACTCATCACCGGCGTGGCGCACGACCGCAGTGAAGCCAAGATCACGATCGTCTCCGTGCCGGACGAGCCGGGCGAGGCGGCCAACATCTTCCGCGCGCTGGCCGATGCCGAGATCAACATCGACATGATCGTGCAGAACGTCTCCACCGAGGCCTCCGGCCGCACCGACATCTCGTTCACCCTGCCCAAGGTCGACGGGCCGACCGCCATGGCCGCGCTCCAGAAGGTCCAGGAGCGCGTCGGCTTCAAGGGCCTGCTCTACGACGACCACATCGGCAAGATCTCGCTGGTCGGCGCGGGCATGCGCTCCAACCCGGGCGTGACCGCGACCTTCTGCGAGGCGCTGGCCCGCGCGGGCGTCAACATCGAGATCATCTCCACCTCCGAGATCCGCATCTCCGTGGTCTGCCGCGACACCGACCTCGACGAGGCCGTCCGCGCCGTCCACGACGCGTTCGAGCTCGGCGGGTCCGAGGAGGCCGTGGTCTACGCCGGTACCGGCAGGTGA
- a CDS encoding Uma2 family endonuclease produces the protein MTVTIDLPSDGVITRATFENLPTPNRGWAWELHDGRLELVHMPVTIWHWQIILMILEHWRRHGHEVAGEQYVADSGFVRGGSGRNNFVADGVVFVAGHRPRPRDTTHDAGVIHVVVEAVSDRSEENDAVNKFGVYAALGVEHYWIVRGDADADQVDGMITMHVLRDGAYEVAGHRMVSRLGEGS, from the coding sequence GTGACTGTGACCATCGATCTGCCCAGCGATGGCGTGATCACGCGCGCGACGTTCGAGAACCTGCCCACGCCCAACCGGGGCTGGGCATGGGAGTTGCACGACGGAAGGCTGGAGCTCGTCCACATGCCGGTCACCATCTGGCACTGGCAGATCATCCTGATGATCCTGGAGCACTGGCGCCGCCACGGGCACGAGGTCGCCGGGGAGCAGTACGTCGCGGACAGCGGTTTCGTCCGCGGCGGCAGCGGCCGCAACAACTTCGTCGCCGACGGCGTCGTCTTCGTCGCCGGGCACCGGCCCCGACCTCGCGATACGACCCACGACGCGGGAGTCATCCACGTCGTAGTCGAGGCCGTCTCGGACCGCAGCGAGGAGAACGACGCCGTGAACAAGTTCGGTGTCTACGCGGCTCTCGGCGTCGAGCACTACTGGATCGTGCGCGGGGACGCGGACGCAGACCAGGTCGACGGCATGATCACCATGCACGTCCTGCGCGACGGGGCATACGAGGTAGCCGGACACCGCATGGTCTCCCGTCTTGGCGAAGGATCCTGA
- a CDS encoding MFS transporter, with protein sequence MGVRENLVPPAGVARQLAVQSLLFGVGQGTFLTGSAVFFTRVVGLRPHEIGLGLSAAAATALLLSVPLSSLADRLGPLMLWSRGVALQGLLFAVWPLVRGFATFLVVIVAVELLGTVAQAGRSVYLIEALDPKERVRTLAFSRSWLNVGWSLGAGLAALALAIDARPAYYAMVLVNSVLLLGNAVFIARLPGAGQRREARAERPRVLEVFRDRPYLAVTAVCAVMGCFVTVELEVAPLWLLHDTDAPRWWLGVLTLINTLMATTLQVALTSGTHTLPGAVRALRLGGVAAAVGCPVYLLAGGTSGWLTMALLAVATVLLTLCELLQSAGAWTLMAELPPAERRGAYLGAYRMGTSAQMMIGPAALIALAVSTGGWGWLVIAGLFAVGALIIGPVVGRAADSRPSLRATAPATATAA encoded by the coding sequence ATGGGGGTACGCGAGAACCTGGTCCCGCCCGCCGGTGTCGCCCGGCAGCTGGCCGTCCAGAGTCTGCTGTTCGGGGTCGGGCAGGGCACCTTCCTCACCGGCAGCGCCGTCTTCTTCACCCGCGTCGTCGGCCTGCGCCCGCACGAGATCGGCCTCGGACTGTCCGCCGCCGCGGCGACGGCGCTGCTGCTCTCCGTACCGCTGAGCTCGCTCGCCGACCGGCTCGGCCCGCTGATGCTCTGGAGCCGGGGCGTCGCGCTGCAGGGGCTGCTGTTCGCGGTGTGGCCGCTCGTGCGCGGGTTCGCCACGTTCCTCGTGGTGATCGTGGCCGTGGAGCTGCTCGGCACCGTGGCACAGGCCGGGCGCAGCGTGTATCTGATCGAGGCCCTCGACCCGAAGGAACGCGTGCGGACGCTCGCCTTCTCCCGCTCCTGGCTCAACGTCGGCTGGTCACTGGGTGCCGGGCTCGCCGCCCTGGCGCTGGCGATCGACGCCCGGCCCGCGTACTACGCGATGGTGCTGGTCAACAGTGTTCTGCTGCTCGGCAACGCCGTCTTCATCGCCAGGCTGCCCGGGGCCGGGCAGCGCCGCGAGGCCCGGGCCGAGCGCCCGCGCGTGCTGGAGGTGTTCCGCGACCGGCCCTACCTGGCGGTCACCGCCGTCTGCGCGGTGATGGGCTGCTTCGTCACGGTGGAGCTGGAGGTGGCTCCGCTCTGGCTGCTGCACGACACCGACGCGCCGCGCTGGTGGCTGGGCGTGCTCACCCTGATCAACACATTGATGGCCACGACGTTGCAGGTGGCGCTGACCAGCGGGACGCACACCCTGCCCGGGGCCGTGCGCGCGCTGCGGCTGGGCGGCGTCGCCGCGGCGGTGGGCTGCCCGGTCTACCTGCTCGCGGGCGGCACCAGCGGCTGGCTGACGATGGCGCTGCTGGCGGTGGCCACGGTGCTGCTGACCCTGTGCGAGCTGCTTCAGTCGGCGGGCGCGTGGACCCTGATGGCCGAGCTGCCGCCGGCGGAGCGGCGGGGCGCGTACCTCGGGGCGTACCGGATGGGCACGTCGGCGCAGATGATGATCGGGCCGGCGGCGCTGATCGCGCTGGCGGTCAGCACGGGCGGGTGGGGCTGGCTGGTGATCGCCGGGCTGTTCGCGGTCGGGGCGCTGATCATCGGGCCGGTGGTGGGACGTGCGGCGGACTCGCGTCCCAGTCTTCGGGCAACTGCTCCCGCAACGGCCACAGCGGCGTAA
- the leuA gene encoding 2-isopropylmalate synthase produces the protein MSAAAQRPSKMPFQRYRGYHEQFRVDVADRTWPTRRVEAAPQWCAVDLRDGNQALIDPMSPDRKRRMFELLVKMGYKEIEVGFPAASETDFSFVRQLIEEQLIPDDVTIQVLVQCREHLIERTFESLRGAKRAIVHFYNSTSTLQREVVFGLDTDGITAIATDGARLCQKYAEMITPDTEIRYEYSPESYTGTELEYALEVCSAVIEVIDPTPERPLIINLPATVEMATPNVYADSIEWMHRRLPRRDSVILSLHPHNDRGTGVAAAELGLLAGADRIEGCLFGNGERTGNVDLVTLGLNLFSQGIDPKVDFTGIDEIKRAVEYCNQLPVHERHPYAGDLVYTAFSGSHQDAIKKGLDAHARKAAKAGVPVEDFEWGVPYLPIDPKDLGRSYEAVIRVNSQSGKGGVAYIMKSEHQLDLPRRLQIEFSGVVQRRTDDAGGEVTPAEMYAIFADEYLTDRRLAVRSYSVATVDGKVELAAEADLDGSACRLTGVGNGPIDAFIHALSDHSVRVRVLDYAEHALTSGGDAQAAAYVECDVDGETRWGVGVDANIVTASLKAVASAVNRS, from the coding sequence ATGTCTGCTGCAGCTCAGCGCCCCAGCAAGATGCCCTTCCAGCGTTATCGCGGCTACCACGAGCAGTTCCGCGTGGACGTCGCCGACCGGACCTGGCCCACCCGCCGCGTCGAGGCCGCCCCGCAGTGGTGCGCGGTCGACCTGCGCGACGGCAACCAGGCCCTGATCGACCCGATGTCCCCCGACCGCAAGCGCCGCATGTTCGAGCTGCTGGTCAAGATGGGATACAAGGAGATCGAGGTCGGTTTCCCGGCGGCCAGCGAGACCGACTTCTCGTTCGTGCGGCAGCTCATCGAGGAGCAGCTGATCCCGGACGACGTGACCATCCAGGTGCTGGTGCAGTGCCGCGAGCACCTGATCGAGCGGACGTTCGAGAGCCTGCGCGGGGCGAAGCGGGCGATCGTGCACTTCTACAACTCGACCTCCACGCTGCAGCGCGAGGTGGTGTTCGGGCTGGACACCGACGGCATCACGGCGATCGCGACCGACGGGGCGCGGCTGTGCCAGAAGTACGCCGAGATGATCACCCCCGACACCGAGATCCGGTACGAGTACTCGCCCGAGTCCTACACGGGCACGGAGCTGGAGTACGCGCTGGAGGTGTGCTCGGCGGTGATCGAGGTCATCGACCCGACGCCCGAGCGCCCGCTGATCATCAACCTGCCCGCCACCGTCGAGATGGCCACGCCGAACGTGTACGCCGACTCGATCGAGTGGATGCACCGCCGCCTGCCGCGCCGCGACTCGGTCATCCTGAGCCTGCACCCGCACAACGACCGGGGCACCGGCGTGGCCGCCGCCGAGCTGGGCCTGCTGGCCGGCGCGGACCGGATCGAGGGCTGCCTGTTCGGCAACGGCGAGCGCACCGGCAACGTCGACCTGGTCACGCTGGGCCTGAACCTGTTCAGCCAGGGCATCGACCCGAAGGTCGACTTCACCGGCATCGACGAGATCAAGCGCGCCGTGGAGTACTGCAACCAGCTGCCGGTGCACGAGCGGCACCCGTACGCCGGTGACCTGGTCTACACGGCGTTCTCCGGCTCGCACCAGGACGCGATCAAGAAGGGCCTGGACGCGCACGCCCGCAAGGCCGCCAAGGCCGGGGTGCCGGTCGAGGACTTCGAGTGGGGCGTGCCCTACCTGCCGATCGACCCGAAGGACCTGGGGCGCTCGTACGAGGCCGTGATCCGGGTCAACTCGCAGTCCGGCAAGGGCGGCGTCGCGTACATCATGAAGTCCGAGCACCAGCTGGACCTGCCGCGCCGCCTGCAGATCGAGTTCTCCGGCGTGGTCCAGCGCCGCACCGACGACGCCGGTGGCGAGGTCACCCCGGCCGAGATGTACGCGATCTTCGCCGACGAGTACCTGACCGACCGCCGCCTGGCGGTGCGCTCGTACTCGGTGGCCACGGTCGACGGCAAGGTGGAGCTGGCCGCCGAGGCGGACCTCGACGGCAGCGCCTGTCGCCTGACCGGGGTGGGCAACGGCCCGATCGACGCGTTCATCCACGCGCTGTCCGACCACAGCGTGCGGGTGCGGGTGCTGGACTACGCCGAGCATGCGCTGACCAGCGGCGGTGACGCCCAGGCGGCCGCGTACGTCGAGTGCGACGTCGACGGCGAGACCCGCTGGGGCGTGGGTGTCGACGCCAACATCGTGACGGCCTCGCTGAAGGCGGTCGCGAGCGCGGTCAACCGCAGCTGA